A genomic region of Rhea pennata isolate bPtePen1 chromosome 14, bPtePen1.pri, whole genome shotgun sequence contains the following coding sequences:
- the MED7 gene encoding mediator of RNA polymerase II transcription subunit 7 — MGEPQQVSALPPPPMQYIKEYTDENIRKGLAPKPPPPVKDSYMMFGNQFQCDDLIIRPLESQGIERLHPMQFDHKKELRKLNMSILVNFLDLLDILIRSPGSIKREEKLEDLKLLFVHVHHLINEYRPHQARETLRVMMEVQKRQRLETAERFQKHLERVVEMIQNCLASLPDDLPHSEGVLGVKAEPMDTDDGNSCIGQSEKQRECSSCKKDQVLDKDAAMCSIIDEMT; from the coding sequence ATGGGTGAACCTCAGCAAGTGAGCGCTCTTCCTCCACCACCAATGCAGTATATAAAAGAATATACAGATGAAAATATCCGCAAAGGTCTGGCTCCAAAGCCACCTCCACCTGTGAAAGACAGTTACATGATGTTTGGTAACCAGTTTCAGTGTGATGACCTAATTATTCGACCCTTGGAAAGCCAAGGTATTGAGCGATTACATCCTATGCAGTTTGATCACAAGAAGGAGTTGAGGAAACTTAATATGTCTATCTTGGTCAACTTCTTGGACCTCTTGGATATCTTGATAAGGAGTCCAGGGAGCATAAAGCGAGAAGAGAAACTAGAAGacttaaaactgctttttgttcATGTCCATCATCTTATAAATGAGTATCGCCCTCATCAAGCGAGGGAGACACTGAGGGTCATGATGGAGGTGCAGAAACGTCAGCGTTTGGAAACAGCAGAGCGATTTCAGAAGCATTTAGAGCGAGTTGTAGAGATGATTCAGAACTGCCTGGCCTCCTTGCCTGATGATCTGCCTCACTCGGAGGGAGTGTTGGGAGTGAAAGCAGAACCCATGGATACTGATGATGGAAACAGTTGTATTGGGCAGAGTGAAAAACAGAGGGAATGTTCTAGTTGCAAGAAAGATCAGGTTTTAGACAAAGATGCAGCTATGTGTAGCATTATTGATGAAATGACatga